The following is a genomic window from Paralichthys olivaceus isolate ysfri-2021 chromosome 3, ASM2471397v2, whole genome shotgun sequence.
AAATTGTCCTCCCACGTGTGCATCATCACGTTTGCTCACTGCTTCTTTGAGACGTCTGTACATGTGCATCAAGCTGACGTCACAGTTTGGTTGCAGCGTGATGCTAAAATTGACATTTGCTGCATGTGCAAGAAAAATCCGATCTCATCTAAACAACAATAAGAACTTAGGTTTTTCATGATTTCAACTTTTTGTCTGCTAATCATTAGCGACCTGTGCTGCACATGATCAAAGAAAGAAGAGCACAAGAAAAGACTGAAGATTCATATCTGGTGAAAATCTCACTCCTCAAAATATCTTTTCTGAatgtttggacttttttttttttttgtcgctctcatcctcccctcccctcctcgtCTCTGAGGTATCCGTCCGCAGATGTTCAGCTCATAAACATTAAGAGGCACCTGCCTCTCCTCTGGTCATAACATCCTGACCCCCCCAACTTCCACTTGGCAACACGGGCGCCTTCTCAGACTCTCTCCCCACCTCCCGTCCCACCTTCCACCCCTTTAGATTACATAAATATCATGACATCTGCTGAGAAAGAATGTCTGTCTGCTCCTGTGTTCTCCATTAAGGCCCCCCAGGCCCCGAGAGCGGTTTGGCCGACAGAAAGATGTGGTGCTGCCTTTGGTTCTGTGGCTTCACTTCTGCCTCTAAGTGTCTGAATaactgtttttttgtctgtctctgtgaaacCCCTCCGGACTCTCGCTGGCTCAGTTTCTTTACCTCATTGTCTACTTTCCATCTTCATGTGCAGATCATGCAGCAGATGAGTGACCATCGCTACGACAAACTGACAGTGCCTGATGACCTCGCTGCCAACTGCATCTACATGAACCTGCCCGATAAGGGACATGTGCTGCTGCACTGCACAGCGGAGGAGTTTCCAGAGAGCACGAAGGTAACGTCCAGCTCATGTCACAGCCTCAGATGGGGATTTTATCTCACACGCACACGGTCACATGATCATTTACAATCCTGAGGTTTCACCTTTGGGAGGAAGAAGTGCAGTCTGAGTTTAGTGGCTTTGGATTTAAGGAGCACGACTCTTTGTTGCTCTTCATCCTGTCCAGacctcaaagaaaaacaactggcTGAAACTCTACAACAGCTACGTGGTTGTTTTACGCAGACCGCTGCAGGTTAACCACCGCCAAGGCTGTGGCTTTTTAAACAAAGCAACCTGCACTTTGATGCGGACACGGCTCTGGCTGCAGACCAAGCTTCAGACACCCTGAACTGTCAGGAAAAACAATTATCAAAGTTGATGATTGAAATAACTCTTAAAACTGCTATAATCAAAGTCTGTTTATCTGCAATGGGCCAAACATCGACTTGTTTCCCTGCGTGCTCTCTTAAAAACCACCCGCATGAAGTCTTTTATGCTGGTTCAGTGCACCTGGCTGAACTAACCTCACAACAACACCATCACTGCATGAACACTTGCCGTTAACCATCATGTGTTTCTCTCAGACATGGAGGGATGTGCCTTTCACTCAACAGCATCTCAACTTGAATGATATGTTATTGTCTCACTGGGGTTTTGGAAAGGCTGAGCAGTAGCCGTGTTATTCAGATGCTTGGGGATCATTTCACATCACAACAAGTCATAAAGATTCCCACAGGATCAAACCCAACACCCTGCAATCTGCAGACAGTACCCAGACCTCAAAATGTACTCTGTGGTTAAAGCCCCAACCTCCGCCTGCTATTTTTAGAAGGAAGAATTCACTAAATTATGCGTCTTTGGACAAACATTCACAGAGGGGGCTCCATTTTTTTCCAGGAAGATTAACTGAAGGAATTTAACATGAGCTTGATTAATATATTTGTGTATCTCATGCTTCCTGATTGATGACACCTCTTAAATTTGGAGCAACGTGCAAGAACTGCGTGTTTGTTCTGTGACCTAGTTTCCTTTATAATGTTCAAACCCACCAGAAATTGGCCTTGAACGCAGTTTCGGTTCCAACCCTGTGTTTAAGAAATTGTAGCTTTAAGAAAGTGGAAAAGAATTAATAGCACGAGACATAGCATACGTTCTAAAATAGCAGGGATAGGTTTTGTCGTGCAGCGAGTCTCGGTACATTTTTCCCAAGGGAACTCACTGCTTCTTCCTCCGATGAGACGTAGATATTTCTTGGCATTTGGCACAATCACAGAAACAATCTGCAAGACTTTGTGCAGCTTTCCAACTCTAAACATCGTCTGCCCTAATCGCCGGTCTATTTTTAGGCGGCTCGTGAAGTTACATAAGAGTTCCACTTTGACAAAGGCGGGGGGGTCATGAGAGAGGGTCAGAGGGGGTGGAGacggggtgggggggtgcaCCTTTAATGGTTGGCAGCGGCAGCCGCTCTGGAGGGTTTCTGGTTTGGAGATATAGAAAACAAGCAGACAAAAGGCCCAGTGAAATATAGCAGCCTTTACTGTgtgggacccccccccccacacactcctCTGACTCGACGTATAAATCTCGACCGCAGTAATGAGAACTCTGCTGGAAATGATTAAACAAAGAGACACTTTGGAGGCGGAGGTGCTATAAACGGCAGGGGATTTACTCATGTTGTTTTACGGGGAGTTATGCAAAGGTACAACCTCCCCTGAGTTGACCCTCTGAACATGGAACCTAAACAGAAGGTGTTTGGACGCTGATGTTACCTGAAGTTGACATGTTGTAACTCAACACATGGACAGACTGAACTGACCGAAGTTGTTAACATGGAAATAAGTTAAAACTACAACGGCAGAACCGTTCGGTTTTATCCGTAGTATTATACAAGGAGAAAGGATGTGGTCCGATTAgctaaatgatttatttgtcataaaacgTGGATCCACCCCTGAAATCAGAGCCGCACCATAATTTAACAGGCTCAGGCCCTGAGAAGAGCCAGGTTTGTCAAATAGGTttggacattttaatgaaatagtGCTCACAGATAAACCAACTAGAATTTATAGACACACACCAACACCccacagtctccttatgaaaccacatttaaatcacagATTTTGGTATTTGAATTCACACACttgatatcagttccctgaataTGACcaatccattaattattttctgggatttcaacaaaaaaaaactgttgaataaaaatagaacTGGATCCACACTGTGATTGTGAGCATGTCGATATGTTGACACTGGTTTGAGCTCAGACTCTGAGGCTCTCGGTTTTTATTTCTAACATCATCAGTAGATAAGAACCAGAGACGAGGCTgccaattaaaacaaaaagcaatcATGCAAACAACtgtataaaatatcaaaactcTATTAAATCTGAATTAACATCATGATTTGAAGTGGTTTAATAGTGCAACATGAGAGGATGATGGTGCCGTGCCATTTGTTCAAATCATTTAAGCAGGGCTCTGACCTGAACTCCTGCCCATTACACAATGTGCCCTGGTTAGAAAAGAATCCAGAGTTATAAGGCACATGGTTGCGGTGTCTTTTAACATGTCATCTGGATCACCAGAGCCTTCATCAGCCATATTGCATCATGAGATAAGAATTTGTTTAGTTGATCCCTCTGGCTGAGCCGCAGGGCCTCGCTCAGCAGGGTCGAAATGAGagtttaaagagaaaaatatccTGGTTTGGACGTCTGGTAGGAAAACATTGGTTTCCtcctggaaaatgtccacaggGTGACACACTACTTTACAAGGGTCTTTTGAGCATGTCGTAACAGTTCTCACTCCCAtcttttttatatgtatatttagcTGAGAGCAGAAAAACCTTCCTGAATGCTGTTTCTCCTATTTCACATTGACGCTCTGCAGGGCTTTTATATCACGAGTGGACAAATGAAGAAATATCGTTCTGCCTTCCAGCTTCTCTACTGTCTACAGAGCTGCCGGTTGGTCAATACCTGTAACACTGGCTCATACATCTGTTTCCTAAGGGCAGAGTCAGGAGACAGAACAGGAacagctgctgaaaacatcCAGTTTTTATGTGATTTTCTGATAATATCTGCCTGAGTTCTTTTGTATTTTAGCTGACATCATTTGGAAATCTgctctgtagtttttgcgtaattcaactgacaaacagaaagacagggCGAAAACATAAACTTCTTGGAGGAGCTAACAACCTAAAAGACAGAACTGCACGGAGGCTCTTTAGGACGTTTCAGCTTCCATCTCAAAAACTTTCTCTGCCTCCGTGTACTAGAGTCACTTCGACCTGGATGACTGCGAATCTAAAAAGtcagcatgtttttattctccACTTGTCCATGCAGGTGTTTGAGAAGCTGAAGGACTACACACTCATCCCAGTGTCCAACATGGAGAAGGTCAAAGTGGACGGAGCCCTCACgtgctgctctctgctcatCAACAAGAAAGGCAACAACTGAGCCTGCTCagggtcggggggggggggtctctttCAGTGGATGGTAACCAAGCAGAGCCAGAGTCCCATCACCAAGGAACCCCGAGGTTCAGCTGTCTTTGTGCTTAGAGTAAGGGATGAGCATGTTTGTTCATGCTGAGGGACAAAGAACATGTAAAAATTACACAACGTTAAAAGTCTTAAAAGGTTTGAATTGTTCCGTTGGTACAAATCACAAATAGCTACATTTAGATATTTTACTATTTACTTGAATATATTCTAACATTACCTAACATTTCCTACACACGTTAGGTCCATTTTACTTACTATCTGTTTAGAGCACTTAGTTCTTTAGTCGACTGTTCAAATAAGATGCTAATTAACTAGAATCTCTCCCAGCAAGTCCTGAATGGACCAAGAAAACCAGATGGATGAGTgcgaaataaaacaaacagattaaTCTCACCAGATTCAGATAAATAACTAAAAGACAACGACACTGACAAATGATTCCAGGAAGAGTCatggagaaatgaaaaataaaggctTTTACATCAAGACTATGTTTTACTAGATTGAGCTCAATGAAAGTTCCAGAGGCTataaagtcaagtcaagtcaactttattatcaataatgccatatgtgcaggacatacagagaattgaaattgtgtttccctcttatccccggtgcaaacagcattaaacatgaaatataaaatataaaaaatataagtaattaaaataaaaatcttaatGGTACCCAGTCGCACCCCTGACGATAGAGTTTATCAAATTGTGTCGGACGTGGTGAAGATAGAGCAGGGATGCACGTGACTGTGCACGTTTATTAAGCATAGCAGGAAACACGATGTGGTACCGAACCTGCCTTTCTTCACAGTTGTGGGCAGTAAGAAGTGGGAACCAATTCCTCAAAATGTGGAAACCAATGTAATATAACTCTTTATTCTGTTTACCATTTTAACTGTGATGGAATTCTTACGTGTGACTGGTTATATAACATGGATGGCGGTTTAATTTGTAGTATGGTTTCACCACTGtactttatttcaaatgtgctattaagtatttaaaaaatgtggagCCACTTTTCAGGATGTTCAGAATTCTCGTCCTCGTGATGGAAGTTCTTGAAAATGCGACTGGATTTGTGTTGATCAGTGATTTCTTTGTGATTAGTTATGATTCTGTGATAGTAAACTGCTGCGGAGACCTGACGTGCTCTTAGTTTTTACGGCTGTCGTCATTTGCCACTGATTGTAAAGAACTGAAGACAGTTAATTGATCCCTAACAACTGCCACCAGCTGGAGGAGCAAACCTTATTCTACGATTCTACAAGAACCATCTGGGCCCGTTTAGTTGCAGTGAATTTGCATCCCTGCTGCCGAGCGTCTCTTATTTGTGGGGATGCAAACTTGCTCATCTGTGCCAACCTTGCAGAGGACAGGAAacagctgcctctgtgtgttttcctcattaCAAGACGACCTAAGCTTTCACTTAGTCCAACGAAACACCTCTGCTCCTTCAATGTGAAAACAATCCATGAGTTCACTCCTGTGGAAAGATTCTGAAAACACTGTCGTTATCTcacattgttggttttgttgattTTGCTTCCATTTTCCCCCCGTCTGGAAGATTTGACTCCAAAACATGATCCACTAAATCTAATATCACAAAATGCGACAGCAGTGAGAGTTGGCACTCAGCACGCAGAGCGGACTGACTGTTTGGTGCGTTTCCATGTGTGTGCACGATGGAAGCTGCCAGCAACAGTTTGACTGATGAGCTCTGTTTCTGTGGCCTTAGCTCTGCTGTTGCCGAAATCCGTGTTTGAGGCCTGCGGATATGACGGCATAGCGCACGTATACTGTAAATACACTCTGTGCTGTAGCGTGAGGCCCATCACATCTGAAACTGTGTTGTTTCTCATTGTGATTGTATGTGAAAGTTGAGGAAATGACATCAGGAGGTGATTCAACCTCGCTCCGTCGACATTTGCGTATGGGCAAGTGGGCAGTGATGAAACATGGAAAGAATtcctgcagggaggagagaggctcAGACGCCAGTAAACACTGACTCTCTtaaactttctctctttctcttgatTGTCTCACTCTCAacatttctcctccacagttATTGCCTCATATACGATTCTGGCCTGATTCGTGGACATGATATCACACAGTCTGGCCCCAACAGTGCGGACGTGATGGGCTGGCGTTAAAGTGCGACTCTTGTATATTTGTACAGAAGGCTGCTGACTGGTTGCAGGGCGATAACATAGCTGCAGAGCCAGACGGGAGCAGTCACACTGCCTGATTACCACAtggcagcttttcttttttttagtggagtaaaatctaaaaatctaaaACTGCCATCACCTCTCACTCCTCCGATCCTAAAGCCAAATAACATCCTGTACGTTAGTTTGGCTCTTGGCTAGCGTTGCTGTATGTGAGTTACTGCTCCTGACTTTGCTGAGGGCTCGTATTTATCCCCCCACTCATCCCTGTTGTCATGACGGTGTGATCGGCCATGTTCCGACTCAGGTCTCTTGGTTCTCATTCAAGTTGTGAGTAATGATTGTTTGTGTCATGTTAAATTGAGCCTTTCATCTACTACGTGTAATAAATTAACATCTACCACTCACCCGTGTTTTGCCATCTTTCTTTAATATCCCCAGATGTGGAAGTTTAACATTAATTTCATGGTTATTAATGTCATTGTAATTCATGACCGTGTATTTACAGGTTTAACTCTCAGGGGGGAAGTTGGTTCATCATGAGGTTTGTGTTGAACCTGGGTCAGAATCAAACTATTCTCTCATCTTCAGTGaagaacaataacaaaataGAAACGTCTCATCTCATTCTGTTGATATCTGCTGCCACCTAGTGTCTAAATATCATATCCTGCTCCATCGCAGTGCGACTCAGATGGTTTCAAATGTACTAAAATGCAACTTAAAGAAAATTAGCCATTCGATATTTATTGCAACAAAATACAAACCCTTGAGTTTTAATGtaagaaataatgaaaaggAACAAAGTTGTTTGGGAGGAGATGACGTAGTAGTGATgtctctttaaatgttttaagtgcaataaaaaaaaaatacattgaagatacattgaatataaagtaaagaTATGAAACCATTATCCAGGTTACTCTAAACATATTAGAGAGGTGCCTTTAAATTATTACTTTCAAAGTGAGTTTCCGTTCGTGACCATTTTATATATCGCCAGTCACAATGTGCAGGAAATCTTATATACAATTAcaaacaaaagtccaatatatcACTGTTTGTGTATCAATATCTGGAGCAGCATTTTAACCAAAAGGTTGAAGTCTTATAAAAATGTgatattcttttgtttttaagttaCACTGATGCAGTGAACAGTGAGTTCTCctgaaagtgtaaaataaacctCAGATCTGCcccagtgaaaacaaagcaCGCTTGTTTTACTGCACATTCAGCTGCAGGGTAAGTTAGTGTAGATGTTACCTGGTTCCCTTGCAGGAGAGACCCTGCAGTCAAAtctgtctgcagcctcagcCAGAGGCTTGTAAGAAAGGTTGAGGAAGTCATTAGCTAAGCATTGTGGGACATGGAGCGAGTCGCTAGTGCTGGAACATCCACTCGTTTGGAGAAGCTCAACCTCCGGCCCCGGGCCTTGTTTCTCTCCAACCGTCTCACACGtgtacatgtttttctttggaCAAAGAATGACACGCTCTTTGTTCAGAGTCACATAGTCTGGAAGCACTTCAGCTCCAGTGTTTCCGTCTACCTGTCCTCCGCTGGAGGGAGCTTCCTCTGGTGGCAGCAGATGGTTGGATTCTTCTGATGGTTTCTTCACGTCCTCAGATATGATCTCCAGCACAGATTCAGTGGTTTCTTCAGACCACTGCTTTGATGTAAGAGGAGGATCCTGTGGAGGGAGCGGAGCACACGAATAATGCAGCAGGAACTGGAGTATGAGGCTGACCTTTAATTTGGTTTAATTTATAATCTTTGTACTTTGTTATCGGAATCTATATTTCTGCGAATTGAGTCTGTATCTACATTTTATCCATTGACTCAATTATTGGCTAAGTTCTGTTTTTACACTAGAAAGAGTAAAGGTTTGCCTCTTGGTATTTACCCAACTCTGCTTGTCGATCCCTGTCAAAAAGTTGAGCAAGACTTTGTCCAGGTTTGGCAGCGGAGGCCAAAAATACTCCTTCAGCTTACtgtgaaaatacagaatgaCAGATATGAAAAGTGTGTTTAAACAAAGCAATAGTAATAGTGATTTTACGTCATTTTTACTTTGTGGGATATGAAATCATAAAACTACAAAATTGTACAGTGCAACTTGAGATCTAATCTTAAAAAGTAATGGGTATAAAAGAGCTGATGATGAGCTGGAATAAGATCATACCTGAGATATGTAGAAATAATACAGATCACAGTTATCAGCATCACGACGGGGATACACAGCCACAGCCACAGCCACAAACctgaagagatttttttttactgcattaaggtttatttacattattattttaatgtatcAAGGCACAACAAAGCGTTGTACACGCAAGTACAAGTGTTATTACGTGATTTAAGttcttataaaataaaaattggttAAAACTTTGGtggttttaataaaaataataaaaaacttaatttgtATGGTGCCTTTTTATACAAAcaagcagctcaaagtgcttaacatacaatttagatgaaaataacaatatgTTAATTTGTAATTCATAtaagaaaacagattttaagtaacataagaacatgttaaaattacatttaaaagaaaaagaagagattatatcaaataaaaaaaggagcAGGGATAATAAAAGTTATGTGTTTCGCACTGAAGCATCAGCATCAGTGGGAGTTTACCTGCGTCAATGGGGGTTTGAAAAGTGAGCTCATGTGACCAGTCACTCCACAGGCCTGAGTACACAGATCCATCTGGTTTAGCTCTGACCTTCACATGGTACCGAGTCCCTGCTGAAACATCCAGGCACGTTCCAGGCTCTGGTCCCTCTACGGAAACTCTCTGTGGACCAAAAGGTATATTTAATCAAAgtattaacaacaataaaacttAGAGATGATTTACTTCTTTACATTCGGTCAAAATCATCAGTCAGTCCCCGGAACTGTAGtcatgctcacaaacaaacattgggattgttttcttttcagatcTTTCTTACACATCTCAATGttttcacaaattaaattttCTTGCAGAAAATCATCTTTTTTGCTTCCAGTGTATgtaaaatagaaaacaataattattacTCTGGCGCCATCTAGAGGTTTTATAGGGAACGACATTTTGGCAGCAGTCCTGGTTACGGTGGCTGAGAGAGCTCAATGCACTTcagattaagaaaacacatgcaaaccccttccatcaccactgaaaaacaaaacttatgCCACCAGAACATTTCTTAACATGTTACAATGACATCCGATTGTACACATCAGCAACTAAAACCCCTTTTCATCTCAACAATGATGTGCAGCCACTGAAGATAACGTCTCACCGTCCACGGTCCACCCGGTCTGGTCCGGTAGGCCACTTCATACTGCAGGTGAGCTGACAGACGGAGAAGAGGAGCTTTCCATTTCaaacacagtttctttttttccactgctCCTCCCAGATGACCTGGTGcagatgttttcactgaaaaGCAAAGAACAAACCCTAAGCTacatttcaataataataaaaaaaacctgacaccACAGTTTTTCTGAGGCCTGATGGAAAAGAGCCGAGAGAAAGTATCTTTGACTCTGATACATGTGAGCGCGACAAACACTGATACGTTAAAAACAGATGAAGGAATTAAAACTCACTCACCGGTGTTGTTCATAGCGATGTCCTGACTGTAGAAGGTTCGTCCGAGTGGAGCTGCGGCGCTGCTGATTCTGATCCGGATGTTTCTGGTGTCGTCTCCATGGAAACGACACAGCTCAGTGAACTCATCAGTCGGACACTCGCTCCATCCTTCGCTGAAAGGGTCGTAATTGTATTTTGAATCACAGCCAAGTGAACACGGACTTAAAAGAACCAAACATATTGTGGTCATgtcattttttccccacttcttgttaaatgtaaatgagactTTTGACAGGAAGATCACATTAATACCGCATGTCTACTCTCTGAAGGACGGAACTTCCTATAAAACAGGTTATATAGTGAAATTATTTGAGGTTCAAGTAAACATTGATGAAAGTGTGAATGTTAGTTTCTACCTGTTTCCGATCCTGTAGAAAAGTTTGAGGTTGTTTTCTAAACCGTATCTGCTGCTGTCCCACTGACAGGTGACGTTTCGTAAGTCGGaggtgaaacacatcagtgaaaCATCATCTGAAAGGTAAAGAGGTTTTCCCACTGAGGTAAAGCACGCTTGAAATAATTGGATAAGATATTGTTCTATGGATAAACATCATTCTCGTGCTGTCATCCACTCTtttcttgttgaaacacaccaGCTCTTTGGGGAACGATGCCTCTCACAGGTTGTGACCAGCAGCTCCAGTGTCCCCATCTGATATCAGAGGCACATTTAATAGAGACCTGGACCTCCGTCTGTTCCCCTGGTACCAGATAGTCCAGTATGAATTTGTTGTGTTCATCCTGCTTCACCTGGAATCATCACAAACACCATCGATTTGAAGTTCATTCACATAACTCAGAACAGACGCCGCAAAAAAATCTAGTTACACCGAGTTAAGAgcaataaacatgtttgtttgagaAGAAATTAACAAATCAATGATGTGTTTGATTAATTACTAATCGATCTCATGACCTAACACCTAAAAACTGATACATTTATGATAAAACTGTTTAGGCAGTGACAAACATAACTGATCACGTTAATTAAAATCAAGTGTGAAAACAATTGTCAAGCTTTAAACTTTCCTTTAACCTTCAAACAGCTTATTTGCTCTTGGCACACATGAGAAAAGATTTACGACCATTAGACAGATAATCTTGTGGCTGCATTGGAGAAGTGTCTTCAccttttctgtcttctctctgttgATGGAGTATCGAATCCTGTGCATCACACGTGAACAGTACGTCGGGACCTCTGATCTCCACGTTACCAGCAGCTGCCCTGCTTCTTCAATATGGTGTAAAGACACGTTCAGCGGAGGATCCAGGAGAACTAGAGACAAAAAATGAATGGTGACTGGATTTAAGGATAAAGTTAAGATCAGGGATTCGAGGATTTACACTCATATTAATGTACAAATGaccctaaataaataaatagcagtAAGaattgaaaaagagaaaatgtctcACAGTGGTCCTCCACAGAGACGGTCCTGTTGAAGAGGCTCGAGCTGCTGTTGTGCTCCACGACAATGTGTGTTtccacaaacaataaaacatctgcagacGGAAATGAGCAGATGTGGAGGACAGTGTCGTTTTCTGGTTTCTGGACACACctgatctctgtccacacgcTTTTGATCAGAAGAAGCGACAcgttcacacaaaaacacataatgcCAAAAGTGTAGAATAGTGTATGAAGtacttttcttaaattgtaCAGTTACAGCTACTTctacaaaacacaaatacttcAAGATGTGTAACATACCTGTTCACCTTGTAGAGTAAATCGTACGTCCTGTTGTCTGCGGTCTCAAAGAAGCAGATGAAATCCTTTCCTGTCCGGGTGAAACATTTAGGATCCTGCTCGTCCTTCAAGAGCAAAATATCTGCTCCAGAAACGAGACACATCAGATTTCAAGTTCACTGGATCAACTTCTCATCACAATAtgtgcaaaaaacaaaatgaagaagcTTTCTGTAAACATGCACCAAAGATTCAGACAAACtcatataaaaaatattgtattgAATTGTATTGCTTCCACATACTTTATTGTCTGAATATGTTCTGTGTtaatattaattgaaaacatCGCCCCGCTGTCTTTAACGCTTTGAAATGTGGTAAATAAATGAACTGGTC
Proteins encoded in this region:
- the mpl gene encoding thrombopoietin receptor, producing MNLSCRWEMLLIISLWIQVNLVPGTYCTDAAASLLSMEDILLLKDEQDPKCFTRTGKDFICFFETADNRTYDLLYKVNSVWTEIRCVQKPENDTVLHICSFPSADVLLFVETHIVVEHNSSSSLFNRTVSVEDHFLLDPPLNVSLHHIEEAGQLLVTWRSEVPTYCSRVMHRIRYSINREKTEKVKQDEHNKFILDYLVPGEQTEVQVSIKCASDIRWGHWSCWSQPVRGIVPQRADDVSLMCFTSDLRNVTCQWDSSRYGLENNLKLFYRIGNSEGWSECPTDEFTELCRFHGDDTRNIRIRISSAAAPLGRTFYSQDIAMNNTVKTSAPGHLGGAVEKKKLCLKWKAPLLRLSAHLQYEVAYRTRPGGPWTRVSVEGPEPGTCLDVSAGTRYHVKVRAKPDGSVYSGLWSDWSHELTFQTPIDAGLWLWLWLCIPVVMLITVICIISTYLSKLKEYFWPPLPNLDKVLLNFLTGIDKQSWDPPLTSKQWSEETTESVLEIISEDVKKPSEESNHLLPPEEAPSSGGQVDGNTGAEVLPDYVTLNKERVILCPKKNMYTCETVGEKQGPGPEVELLQTSGCSSTSDSLHVPQCLANDFLNLSYKPLAEAADRFDCRVSPAREPGNIYTNLPCS